A stretch of Candidatus Kryptoniota bacterium DNA encodes these proteins:
- a CDS encoding acyl-CoA dehydrogenase, protein MDFEFTQEQQMIKEAARDFAEKELAQGAMERDEKELFPFEQVKKMGELGFMGMMVPAEYGGAGMDTVSYVLALEEISRVDASAGVIMSVNNSLVCWGMEEFGSEQQKQKYLTPLASGKMLGAFCLSEPEAGSDAVNQRTTAVSRDGGYIINGTKNFITNGANADVLLVMATTDKMKGAKGVSTFIVEKKFPGVVVSKKEHKLGIRSSDTAQITFEDCRVPAENRIGDEGFGFKFAMMTLDGGRIGISAQAVGIARASLDASLKYVKERKAFNKFLHEFQAIQFKLADMHTNVEAAHLLTLNAALKKDRGEHFTKEAAMAKLFASKVAVDSALEAIQIHGGYGYLKDFPVERYLRDAKITEIYEGTSEIQRIVIARDVLDLK, encoded by the coding sequence ATCGATTTCGAGTTCACTCAGGAACAACAGATGATAAAGGAAGCAGCGCGGGACTTCGCTGAAAAGGAGTTGGCACAGGGAGCGATGGAGCGTGACGAAAAGGAGCTCTTTCCTTTCGAGCAGGTCAAAAAGATGGGCGAACTCGGTTTCATGGGTATGATGGTTCCTGCCGAATATGGCGGAGCGGGCATGGATACCGTCAGTTACGTCCTGGCGCTCGAGGAAATCAGCCGCGTGGATGCGTCCGCGGGCGTTATCATGAGCGTAAATAATTCGCTGGTGTGCTGGGGAATGGAGGAGTTCGGCTCCGAACAGCAAAAACAAAAATACCTTACCCCGCTGGCGTCGGGCAAAATGCTGGGAGCGTTCTGTCTTTCAGAACCGGAGGCGGGAAGCGATGCCGTCAATCAGCGCACCACTGCCGTCAGCCGAGATGGCGGATATATCATCAACGGGACAAAGAACTTTATAACCAACGGAGCAAATGCGGACGTGCTGCTCGTCATGGCGACGACGGACAAAATGAAAGGTGCGAAGGGAGTCAGCACATTCATCGTCGAAAAGAAATTTCCCGGAGTGGTCGTGTCCAAGAAAGAACACAAGCTCGGGATCAGAAGCTCCGATACTGCCCAGATAACGTTTGAGGATTGCCGGGTGCCCGCCGAGAACCGCATCGGTGATGAGGGATTTGGATTCAAGTTCGCAATGATGACGCTCGATGGAGGAAGGATCGGCATCTCCGCCCAGGCGGTCGGGATCGCCCGTGCTTCGCTCGACGCTTCGCTTAAGTATGTTAAAGAACGGAAAGCGTTCAATAAGTTTCTGCACGAATTCCAGGCAATTCAGTTCAAACTTGCCGACATGCACACGAATGTCGAAGCTGCCCACCTCCTGACTCTGAATGCAGCGCTGAAGAAAGACCGCGGCGAACATTTCACAAAGGAAGCTGCTATGGCAAAGCTGTTCGCCTCTAAAGTCGCGGTCGACAGCGCTCTTGAGGCCATCCAGATCCACGGAGGATATGGTTATCTGAAAGATTTTCCAGTCGAAAGATATCTGCGAGATGCAAAGATTACGGAAATTTATGAGGGGACGTCTGAGATTCAGAGAATTGTAATTGCCAGGGATGTACTTGACCTCAAGTGA
- a CDS encoding family 20 glycosylhydrolase has protein sequence MNKRILTRRSIVIIFAFFPMILSSIPSDAGILPTPKFFRERNGRVNFRIAVLNFHGEANDTAAVSELVSYFGKDARRGSKNVRDGILISGRLFGGETEAPNRFSVAIADTVFASEEGYLIESGDRTVTISAKTRTGIFYGVTTLLQLLEKRKGEYYLPDAFVADYPSMKMRGISDDISRGQISTTANFRKIIRFLALHKMNVYMPYIENEFDFKSYPAFSEGRAPLTAGEVAGLNRYATMYHVQLIPIFETLGHLEDVLIKDDFSKYAEFPGSACINVSFDSTYMFMKGLLTEIASAFPNEYFNMAADETWDVGLGASRKLVDSLGLANAHAQHYKKIYDILKSLGKKVMMYGDIILNNPEILDSIPKDITIVDWHYGPSFDYPSIQKFKKAGFEFIASPAVWNFVGPFPNFPASYANIQFFAREAYQENALGMVVSTWNDNGGAELRELNYPGYAWSSECAWNPAGASVDTFENEFFEDYFRTRSDLPRIIYELLSSNNNLVDWNEFWRAPFLSAGNGQAALRTESILSNMPEVFSLISRAKGEVKANADILDIYQLVATMDEFYARRNIGVIKMREISADTLLTTEEKAASINSIEQDLLKSLHGMDKEYRKIYLRTNRLPMLQLLQMRFDDEENALSSGARELASGNSSYDQKLKSGFIYYPGSRPYSRQSSKVDSCTFWKTVEIDSLPARVVAQLIGDTYCKLFVNDQYVGKVEARRTLTLDVERQRVQVFDLAKYLKAGRNTLVIQSANYDRNGSAGCNLMAVIGNDTLSSDSTWMVTKSVVNPSKLDSTTSMNATVYDNGWTVSAPDFSLKLKSWIER, from the coding sequence ATGAACAAACGAATTCTGACTCGACGATCAATCGTAATCATCTTTGCATTCTTCCCGATGATTTTATCAAGTATTCCATCTGATGCCGGCATCCTGCCGACGCCGAAGTTCTTCCGTGAGCGCAACGGGAGAGTGAACTTCCGGATTGCAGTCCTGAATTTTCACGGAGAAGCCAATGACACTGCCGCTGTCAGTGAACTGGTTTCGTATTTCGGTAAAGACGCACGACGCGGATCAAAAAATGTGAGGGACGGCATCTTGATTTCCGGACGCTTATTTGGCGGTGAGACGGAAGCACCAAACCGCTTCTCGGTTGCGATTGCCGACACCGTCTTCGCGTCCGAGGAAGGCTACCTGATCGAATCGGGAGATCGTACCGTCACAATCTCGGCCAAAACGCGGACAGGCATCTTTTATGGAGTTACGACCCTTCTCCAATTGCTCGAGAAACGAAAAGGCGAATACTATCTGCCCGACGCTTTCGTCGCCGATTATCCTTCGATGAAGATGCGCGGGATAAGCGACGACATAAGCCGCGGACAAATCTCTACAACGGCGAACTTCAGGAAGATAATCAGGTTCCTTGCTCTGCATAAGATGAATGTCTATATGCCGTACATTGAAAATGAATTCGATTTCAAATCCTATCCGGCCTTTAGCGAGGGGCGCGCTCCATTGACTGCGGGCGAAGTCGCCGGCCTGAACCGGTACGCGACTATGTACCATGTTCAGCTCATTCCGATATTCGAAACATTAGGTCACCTTGAAGATGTCCTGATCAAAGACGATTTCAGTAAATACGCCGAGTTTCCCGGATCGGCGTGCATAAATGTATCTTTCGATTCAACTTACATGTTCATGAAAGGTCTCCTGACTGAAATTGCATCAGCGTTTCCAAACGAGTACTTCAATATGGCCGCGGACGAGACGTGGGACGTGGGCCTCGGTGCAAGCAGGAAGCTCGTCGATTCGCTCGGACTGGCCAATGCGCACGCGCAGCATTACAAAAAGATTTACGACATCCTGAAATCATTGGGCAAGAAAGTCATGATGTACGGTGATATAATTCTAAACAACCCGGAAATCCTCGACTCCATTCCAAAAGACATTACGATTGTCGATTGGCACTACGGACCCTCGTTTGATTATCCAAGCATACAGAAATTCAAAAAGGCGGGCTTCGAATTTATCGCGTCACCCGCGGTCTGGAACTTTGTCGGTCCTTTTCCGAATTTTCCCGCGAGTTACGCGAACATCCAGTTCTTCGCGAGAGAGGCGTACCAGGAAAATGCTCTCGGGATGGTCGTGTCGACCTGGAACGATAACGGCGGTGCTGAACTGAGGGAACTTAACTACCCTGGTTATGCGTGGAGTTCGGAATGTGCCTGGAATCCGGCAGGCGCGTCAGTTGACACCTTCGAAAACGAGTTCTTCGAAGATTACTTCCGGACAAGATCCGATTTGCCGAGAATTATTTATGAGCTCTTATCTTCGAATAACAATCTTGTCGACTGGAATGAGTTCTGGAGGGCACCATTCCTTTCTGCGGGCAACGGGCAAGCTGCTCTGCGGACCGAAAGCATCCTATCAAATATGCCTGAAGTCTTCTCTTTGATTTCGCGCGCGAAAGGAGAAGTGAAAGCGAACGCAGATATTCTGGATATTTATCAGCTGGTCGCGACGATGGACGAGTTTTACGCGAGGAGAAACATCGGCGTCATCAAGATGAGAGAGATCTCCGCCGATACCCTACTGACGACTGAGGAAAAGGCGGCGAGTATCAACTCAATCGAGCAGGACCTCCTGAAGAGTCTGCATGGAATGGACAAGGAGTATAGGAAAATCTATCTCCGGACAAATCGTTTGCCCATGCTCCAGCTTCTTCAAATGAGATTTGACGATGAGGAAAACGCACTTTCTTCAGGTGCCCGCGAGCTGGCGTCCGGTAATTCGTCATACGATCAAAAACTCAAGAGCGGGTTTATTTATTATCCTGGCAGCCGGCCGTATTCAAGACAAAGTTCCAAGGTGGACTCGTGCACATTCTGGAAAACAGTGGAGATCGATTCGCTACCAGCACGAGTTGTCGCCCAGCTCATCGGCGATACGTACTGTAAGCTTTTTGTCAACGACCAGTACGTCGGAAAAGTGGAAGCGAGACGCACTCTCACGCTCGATGTCGAACGTCAAAGAGTGCAGGTCTTTGATCTCGCGAAATATTTGAAAGCCGGCCGGAACACCCTGGTGATTCAATCGGCAAATTACGACAGAAATGGGTCAGCCGGATGCAACCTGATGGCCGTAATCGGAAACGATACGTTGTCGTCGGACAGCACCTGGATGGTGACCAAAAGTGTAGTGAACCCATCCAAGCTGGACTCCACGACGAGCATGAACGCCACGGTTTACGACAATGGCTGGACGGTTTCAGCTCCGGACTTTTCGTTGAAACTGAAATCGTGGATCGAAAGATAA
- a CDS encoding hotdog fold thioesterase — protein MTELRKTTPSEANRFMRDTLAEALGIEITEIGKDYVKGSMPVDRRTRQPFGILHGGASAALAETLGSIGGTLALESEAQSCVGLEINANHVSSVSGGKVYGTAVPLHIGRTTHVWEITIEDDERNLVCISRLTLAVVSRTDPVSK, from the coding sequence ATGACCGAACTACGAAAGACAACTCCATCTGAAGCAAATCGATTCATGCGCGACACCCTGGCCGAGGCGTTGGGAATTGAAATTACAGAAATTGGAAAAGATTATGTCAAGGGGAGTATGCCCGTGGACAGGAGGACGAGGCAGCCGTTCGGGATCCTGCACGGAGGCGCTTCTGCCGCGCTTGCAGAAACTCTGGGGAGCATTGGAGGCACGCTGGCTCTGGAATCGGAAGCGCAGTCATGCGTCGGGCTGGAAATCAACGCAAATCATGTGAGTTCCGTCAGCGGGGGGAAGGTCTACGGAACCGCCGTTCCGCTTCACATCGGGAGGACCACTCACGTGTGGGAAATTACGATCGAGGATGACGAGAGAAATCTAGTCTGCATCAGCCGGCTGACGCTTGCCGTCGTGTCGCGGACTGATCCGGTCTCTAAATAG
- the holA gene encoding DNA polymerase III subunit delta, translating into MSDFQKFSSDVKKKKFKRIYLIYGNEDYFISKATDLITQAAVDPANRSFNLDVLDGSECTSEDVLSSALSFPFVGDKRLTIVKKFERMDKRHRVDVAAHLADVPDSSILCLVAGEIKSSEEPYKTISPVAETLIFNHLKGAELTEFLVDYARKLDKDIAPGNADFLIDLTGDSLGDLTSELEKLSLYVGDRKQIEFDDISAAVGKSRTFNIFELQRAIGQRNSPRAYEVGIKMLESGEKSVYIGFMLTRYFLNLIQVKHFAAKGLNTNEMSTRIFGRWNPFLNEYVSAARMYSMPRLRKAVATLLDADSKLKSGGYSDADALAIILSEILDSKTAEAI; encoded by the coding sequence ATGAGCGACTTCCAGAAATTCTCTTCGGATGTAAAAAAGAAGAAATTCAAGCGGATCTATCTGATTTACGGAAATGAAGATTACTTCATTTCAAAAGCGACCGACCTCATCACCCAAGCGGCAGTGGATCCGGCCAATCGGTCATTCAATCTTGACGTGCTGGACGGCAGTGAATGCACTTCTGAAGACGTACTTTCTTCGGCGCTCAGCTTCCCTTTTGTCGGCGATAAGCGGCTTACCATCGTCAAGAAATTTGAGAGGATGGACAAGAGGCATCGAGTTGATGTCGCCGCCCATCTTGCTGACGTACCGGATTCCAGCATTCTTTGCCTTGTGGCGGGGGAAATAAAATCCTCCGAAGAGCCATACAAAACAATTTCACCCGTCGCGGAGACGCTGATCTTCAATCACCTCAAAGGTGCTGAGTTAACTGAGTTTCTCGTGGATTATGCCCGAAAACTCGATAAGGACATCGCTCCGGGCAATGCAGACTTCCTGATCGATCTAACGGGCGATTCACTCGGGGACTTGACGTCGGAACTCGAGAAACTGTCTCTCTATGTCGGAGACAGAAAGCAGATCGAGTTTGACGACATAAGCGCGGCAGTGGGCAAGTCGAGGACATTCAATATATTTGAACTCCAGCGCGCAATCGGTCAGCGCAACTCACCGCGGGCGTATGAAGTGGGAATCAAGATGCTCGAATCGGGCGAGAAATCTGTTTACATCGGCTTCATGCTAACCCGATACTTTCTGAACTTGATTCAAGTTAAACATTTCGCGGCGAAGGGACTCAACACAAACGAGATGTCGACGAGGATTTTCGGGAGATGGAATCCATTCCTCAACGAGTATGTTTCGGCAGCGAGAATGTACTCTATGCCGAGACTTAGGAAAGCAGTTGCGACACTCCTCGACGCCGACTCCAAGCTGAAGAGCGGCGGTTACTCGGACGCCGACGCGTTAGCAATCATTCTTTCTGAAATTCTTGACAGTAAAACTGCGGAAGCTATTTAG
- a CDS encoding peptidylprolyl isomerase — MILETNYGNIEIELYDDAAPLHSANFRKLVTEGFYDSLQFHRIIPNFVIQGGDPNTRSTNRNSYGEGGPGYAIAAEIGKPHLRGSVGAAREGDQVNPQRKSNGSQFYICLSNLPRLDGAYTVFGKVVKGMDVADKISKLARDERDVPLQPVYILKAYMEK; from the coding sequence GTGATACTCGAAACCAATTATGGAAACATCGAGATAGAGCTGTACGACGATGCGGCGCCCCTGCACAGTGCGAACTTCCGCAAGCTCGTGACTGAGGGCTTCTACGACAGCCTGCAGTTCCACCGTATCATTCCTAACTTCGTGATACAGGGAGGCGATCCGAATACCCGGTCAACAAACAGGAATTCATATGGAGAGGGTGGGCCAGGGTACGCAATTGCTGCTGAAATCGGGAAGCCTCATCTCCGCGGGTCGGTCGGAGCCGCACGCGAAGGGGACCAGGTGAATCCGCAGCGAAAGTCCAACGGCAGTCAATTCTACATTTGCCTTTCGAATCTGCCTCGTCTCGACGGAGCTTACACAGTGTTCGGCAAGGTCGTCAAGGGCATGGATGTAGCGGACAAAATCTCAAAGCTGGCACGCGATGAACGCGACGTTCCTCTTCAACCCGTATATATTTTAAAGGCGTACATGGAGAAATGA